In Streptomyces sp. DG2A-72, one genomic interval encodes:
- a CDS encoding carbohydrate ABC transporter permease yields MALTLTSRRKRHRLAADAGLLVVAAAFCLPLAWVVLSAVDPDANLQVKAPDGLTFDNFDAILTQDITFTPLLNSLILCGGGTLLTVVCAALAAYPLSRFRSRLNRPFLLTILFATCLPVTAIMVPVYALFVQVDLIDTMQGTIFFFAASQLPFAIWLMKNFMDGVPKELEEAAWTDGASSFQLLIRIVLPLMGPGVAVVTVFSFVMMWGNFFVPFMLLLTPDQMPAAVSINEFFGNRGAVVYGQLAAFSIVYSTPVILLYVLIARRLGGGFALGGAVKG; encoded by the coding sequence ATGGCACTCACGCTCACGTCCCGGCGCAAGCGGCACAGGCTGGCCGCCGACGCGGGTCTGCTGGTGGTCGCCGCGGCCTTCTGCCTGCCGCTGGCCTGGGTGGTCCTGTCCGCCGTGGACCCGGATGCGAACCTTCAGGTGAAGGCCCCCGACGGCCTCACGTTCGACAACTTCGATGCGATCCTGACCCAGGACATCACCTTCACCCCGCTGCTGAACAGTCTGATCCTGTGCGGCGGCGGGACCCTGCTGACGGTGGTCTGCGCGGCACTGGCGGCGTACCCCTTGTCCCGCTTCCGCTCCCGCCTGAACCGCCCGTTCCTGCTGACGATCCTCTTCGCGACGTGCCTGCCGGTCACCGCGATCATGGTGCCGGTGTACGCGCTGTTCGTACAGGTCGATCTCATCGACACCATGCAGGGCACGATCTTCTTCTTCGCGGCCTCCCAACTCCCCTTCGCCATCTGGCTGATGAAGAACTTCATGGACGGCGTGCCGAAGGAGCTGGAGGAGGCGGCATGGACGGACGGGGCGTCGTCCTTCCAGTTGCTGATCCGGATCGTGCTGCCGCTGATGGGACCCGGGGTGGCGGTGGTGACCGTGTTCTCGTTCGTGATGATGTGGGGGAACTTCTTCGTCCCGTTCATGCTGCTGCTGACGCCGGACCAGATGCCGGCGGCGGTGAGCATCAACGAGTTCTTCGGGAACCGGGGGGCGGTCGTGTACGGGCAGCTGGCGGCGTTCTCGATCGTCTACTCGACGCCGGTGATCCTGCTGTACGTACTGATCGCCCGGCGGCTGGGGGGAGGGTTCGCGCTGGGCGGGGCGGTCAAGGGCTGA
- a CDS encoding carbohydrate ABC transporter permease, producing the protein MTAATRHPGRALTRALPVSPALVLLILFLAGPIAYCAYIAFTDLQLTGQAESSFVGFENFRKAFQDEAFLNAVWLTLVFTVLSSLVGQNTLGLALAALMQRASKPVRTLVGGIVITAWVLPEVVAGFLLYAFFRREGTLNAVLDLLHLPSQNWLFTLPILAVSFANVWRGTAFSMLVYSAALNEIPKEITEAAEVDGASGWRRMWHITLPMIRRSIGTTLMLNTLQTLSVFGLIWVMTRGGPGGKSQTLPLFMYEQAFQNSLIGYGTAVALLLLLVGSVFSLVYMRLLRTEV; encoded by the coding sequence ATGACAGCCGCCACACGGCACCCGGGCCGGGCCCTGACCCGCGCTCTCCCTGTCTCCCCCGCCCTCGTCCTGCTGATCCTCTTCCTCGCGGGCCCGATCGCCTACTGCGCCTACATCGCCTTCACCGACCTCCAGCTCACCGGACAGGCCGAGTCGTCCTTCGTCGGATTCGAGAACTTCCGTAAGGCATTCCAGGACGAGGCGTTCCTCAACGCCGTATGGCTGACGCTGGTGTTCACGGTACTGTCGTCGCTGGTCGGCCAGAACACGCTGGGGCTGGCGCTGGCGGCACTGATGCAGCGCGCTTCCAAACCCGTCCGCACTCTGGTCGGCGGGATCGTGATCACGGCATGGGTGCTGCCGGAGGTGGTCGCCGGCTTTCTGCTGTACGCGTTCTTCCGCCGCGAGGGCACGCTGAACGCCGTCCTGGACCTCCTCCATCTCCCGTCCCAGAACTGGCTGTTCACACTGCCGATCCTCGCGGTGTCCTTCGCCAACGTATGGCGCGGCACGGCGTTTTCGATGCTGGTCTACTCGGCGGCGCTGAACGAGATCCCCAAGGAGATCACCGAGGCCGCCGAGGTGGACGGCGCGAGTGGCTGGCGCCGTATGTGGCACATCACGCTGCCGATGATCCGCCGTTCGATCGGCACGACCCTGATGCTCAACACCCTCCAGACGCTGTCCGTGTTCGGCCTGATCTGGGTGATGACCCGGGGCGGTCCGGGCGGCAAGAGCCAGACACTCCCGCTGTTCATGTACGAGCAGGCCTTCCAGAACAGCCTGATCGGCTACGGCACCGCGGTCGCCCTGCTCCTGCTGCTGGTCGGCTCCGTCTTCTCCCTCGTGTACATGCGCCTGCTGCGGACGGAGGTCTGA
- a CDS encoding extracellular solute-binding protein produces MRPTAVLPTLVAAALSATALTACGGGPGSDPDTVKVSFKQSTDNNIKVLDTFLADIKKQFEKENPGKKIELVPIKAPDSEYYTKVQQMLRSPKTAPDLVYEDTFLINSDIISGYLKPLDDYLAKWPDWNQFIDTAKAAAQGEDGKTYGVPDGTDTRGLWFDKAIFAKAGLPADWQPKSWDDVLTAARTIKEKVPGVTPLNVYTGKPAGETATMQGFEMLLYGTNDGKTDPLYDESSKKWIAGSQGFKDALTFVETVYKEKLGPDVADALDPNFATRVRGELLPEGKLGINLDGSWLPQDWLEGSGHEWPEWSEKLGLAAMPTQNGQAPGKVSMSGGWTWSIPDKAANPDLAFKFIETMQTKANAQKWYIANSGIAVRKDVAADPEYVRAQPGIKFFTDLVSSTHYRPAFKAYPQVSTAIQEAMEGVTTGDMSVDEAAGGYDEALKAAAGDQVVEK; encoded by the coding sequence ATGCGCCCCACCGCCGTTCTCCCCACCCTTGTCGCAGCCGCCCTGTCCGCCACCGCCCTCACAGCCTGCGGCGGAGGACCCGGCAGCGACCCCGACACCGTGAAGGTCTCCTTCAAGCAGTCCACGGACAACAACATCAAAGTTCTGGACACGTTCCTCGCGGACATCAAGAAGCAGTTCGAGAAGGAGAACCCCGGCAAGAAGATCGAGCTCGTCCCGATCAAGGCCCCGGACTCGGAGTACTACACCAAGGTCCAGCAGATGCTCCGCTCCCCGAAGACGGCCCCCGACCTGGTCTATGAGGACACCTTCCTCATCAACTCCGACATCATCAGCGGGTACTTGAAACCCCTGGACGACTATCTCGCCAAGTGGCCGGACTGGAACCAGTTCATCGACACGGCGAAGGCCGCGGCCCAGGGCGAGGACGGGAAGACGTACGGCGTCCCGGACGGTACGGACACCCGCGGACTCTGGTTCGACAAGGCGATCTTCGCGAAGGCGGGTCTGCCCGCCGACTGGCAGCCGAAGAGCTGGGACGACGTCCTCACAGCCGCCCGCACCATCAAGGAGAAGGTCCCCGGCGTCACCCCGCTCAACGTCTACACGGGCAAGCCCGCCGGTGAGACCGCGACGATGCAGGGCTTCGAGATGCTGCTGTACGGCACGAACGACGGCAAGACCGACCCGCTGTACGACGAGTCGTCGAAGAAGTGGATCGCGGGCAGCCAGGGCTTCAAGGACGCGCTGACGTTCGTGGAGACCGTCTACAAGGAGAAGCTCGGCCCGGACGTCGCCGACGCCCTCGACCCCAACTTCGCCACCCGCGTCCGCGGCGAGCTGCTCCCCGAGGGCAAGCTCGGCATCAACCTCGATGGCTCCTGGCTTCCGCAGGACTGGCTGGAGGGCAGCGGGCACGAATGGCCCGAGTGGTCGGAGAAACTCGGACTCGCCGCCATGCCCACACAGAACGGCCAGGCTCCCGGCAAGGTCAGCATGTCCGGCGGCTGGACCTGGTCGATCCCGGACAAGGCGGCCAACCCCGACCTCGCCTTCAAGTTCATCGAGACGATGCAGACCAAGGCGAACGCCCAGAAGTGGTACATCGCCAACTCCGGTATCGCCGTACGCAAGGACGTCGCCGCCGACCCCGAGTACGTCAGGGCGCAGCCCGGCATCAAGTTCTTCACCGACCTCGTCTCCAGCACGCACTACCGGCCCGCCTTCAAGGCGTATCCGCAGGTGTCCACGGCCATCCAGGAGGCGATGGAGGGCGTGACGACGGGTGACATGTCGGTGGACGAAGCGGCCGGCGGCTACGACGAAGCGCTCAAGGCGGCCGCCGGCGACCAGGTCGTCGAGAAGTGA
- a CDS encoding response regulator has translation MTAAQQPIRVLVVEDDPVAADAHVMYVGRVPGFVAVGKAHTGAEARRALDRTPVDLLLLDLHLPDVHGLQLARSLRAAGHHADVIAVTSARDLTVVREGVSLGVVQYVLKPFTFATLRDRLVRYAEFHAAAGEASGQDEVDRALATLRAPSPAALPKGLSAPTLERVSVVLRDCGDGLTATGVAEAVGISRITARRYLEHLVDAGRAARSPQYGTVGRPELQYRWVKGQ, from the coding sequence ATGACAGCGGCCCAGCAGCCCATCCGGGTCCTGGTCGTGGAGGACGACCCGGTCGCCGCCGACGCGCATGTCATGTACGTCGGCCGCGTCCCCGGGTTCGTCGCGGTCGGCAAGGCGCACACCGGCGCGGAGGCGCGGCGCGCGCTGGACCGTACGCCGGTCGATCTGCTGCTGCTGGACCTGCACCTGCCGGATGTGCACGGGCTGCAGCTGGCCCGCTCGCTGCGGGCGGCCGGCCATCACGCGGACGTGATAGCGGTGACGTCGGCACGGGATCTGACGGTCGTCCGCGAGGGCGTCTCACTGGGCGTCGTGCAGTACGTCCTCAAGCCCTTCACCTTCGCCACCCTGCGGGACCGGCTCGTCAGATACGCCGAGTTCCACGCGGCGGCGGGCGAGGCGAGCGGCCAGGACGAGGTCGACCGCGCCCTGGCGACCCTGCGCGCCCCGAGCCCGGCCGCCCTGCCCAAGGGGTTGAGCGCCCCGACACTGGAGCGGGTCTCGGTGGTCCTGCGGGACTGCGGCGACGGCCTGACGGCGACGGGCGTCGCGGAGGCGGTGGGCATCTCACGGATCACCGCCCGCCGCTATCTGGAACACCTGGTGGACGCGGGACGAGCGGCCCGCAGCCCGCAGTACGGGACCGTGGGACGGCCCGAGTTGCAGTACCGGTGGGTGAAGGGCCAGTAG
- a CDS encoding sensor histidine kinase has product MHVRFPRPRSLAGQLFAVQAVLLTIVVLGYALFTYVSDRDQAEDAARRQATAVARSVADSPSVREAIRTPDPSARLQPYALQVIKDADVDFVTIMNTKGIRWTHPDPAQIGQPFLGHIARALRGESFTETYTGTLGPSVRAVTPVWDGGKVVGLVSAGIRVEAISRRVQGQLTALIGVAAGALALGAIGTFVVNARLRRHTHGMNAAELSNMHDYHQAALHAVREGLLMLDGQYRVALINDGARELLGVSEEVIGRSVAELGLPAPLTGALLASEPRVDEVHLTADRVLVVNTSPVSGGERRGTVVTLRDVTELQSLMGELNSERGFTQALRSQAHEAANRLHTVVSLIELGRAQEAVDFATAELELAQALTDQVVAAVSEPVLAALLLGKTAQANERGVELVVSEDSRLDDGLLPESLPARDLVTILGNLIDNAVDAAQGSVRARVTVTAYTEGGSELVLRVCDTGAGVDPAHAEDVFQRGFSTKPAGPGGRGLGLALVRQAVTRHEGELTVTEAAGGGAQFQVRLPLNSPVSERAVTGGGG; this is encoded by the coding sequence ATGCACGTGCGCTTCCCGAGACCCCGCAGCCTGGCCGGCCAGCTCTTCGCCGTGCAGGCCGTGCTGCTCACGATCGTCGTGCTCGGGTACGCACTGTTCACCTACGTCAGCGACCGCGACCAGGCCGAGGACGCGGCGCGGCGCCAGGCCACGGCGGTGGCCCGCTCGGTGGCCGACTCCCCCTCCGTACGGGAGGCGATCCGCACCCCCGACCCCAGCGCCCGGCTCCAGCCGTACGCGCTGCAGGTCATAAAGGACGCCGACGTCGACTTCGTGACGATCATGAACACGAAAGGCATCCGCTGGACCCACCCCGACCCGGCCCAGATCGGCCAGCCGTTCCTCGGTCACATCGCCCGCGCACTGAGGGGCGAGTCCTTCACCGAGACCTACACGGGCACGCTCGGCCCGTCGGTCCGGGCCGTCACCCCGGTGTGGGACGGCGGGAAGGTCGTCGGCCTGGTCAGCGCGGGCATCAGGGTCGAGGCGATCAGCAGGCGGGTCCAGGGCCAGCTGACCGCGCTCATCGGTGTCGCGGCCGGCGCGCTCGCCCTGGGCGCGATCGGCACGTTCGTCGTCAATGCCCGGCTGCGACGCCACACCCACGGCATGAACGCGGCCGAGCTGAGCAATATGCACGACTACCACCAGGCCGCCCTGCACGCCGTACGCGAAGGCCTGCTGATGCTCGACGGGCAATACCGTGTCGCGCTGATCAACGACGGGGCGCGGGAGCTGCTCGGGGTGAGCGAGGAGGTGATCGGCCGCTCGGTCGCCGAGCTGGGTCTGCCCGCACCGCTCACCGGCGCGCTGCTCGCGTCGGAGCCCCGGGTGGACGAGGTGCATCTGACGGCGGACCGGGTGCTCGTGGTGAACACCTCACCGGTGTCGGGCGGCGAGCGCCGCGGAACCGTGGTGACCTTGCGCGACGTCACCGAACTCCAGTCCCTCATGGGCGAGTTGAACTCCGAACGCGGCTTCACCCAGGCGCTGCGCTCGCAGGCCCACGAGGCGGCGAACCGGCTCCACACGGTGGTCTCGCTGATCGAGCTGGGCCGCGCGCAGGAGGCCGTGGACTTCGCGACGGCCGAGCTGGAGCTGGCGCAGGCGCTGACCGACCAGGTGGTGGCCGCGGTGAGCGAGCCGGTCCTCGCGGCCCTGCTGCTCGGCAAGACGGCCCAGGCGAACGAGCGGGGTGTGGAGCTGGTGGTGTCGGAGGACAGCCGTCTGGACGACGGGCTGCTCCCCGAGTCTCTGCCCGCGCGGGACCTGGTGACCATCCTGGGCAACCTCATCGACAACGCGGTGGACGCGGCGCAGGGCAGCGTGCGGGCGCGGGTGACGGTGACGGCGTACACGGAAGGCGGCTCGGAGCTGGTGCTGCGGGTGTGCGACACGGGTGCGGGCGTCGATCCCGCGCACGCGGAGGACGTCTTCCAGCGCGGCTTCTCGACCAAGCCGGCGGGGCCGGGCGGGCGGGGTCTTGGCCTGGCCCTGGTACGGCAGGCGGTCACCCGGCACGAGGGAGAGCTGACGGTGACGGAGGCGGCCGGGGGCGGCGCCCAGTTCCAGGTGCGGTTGCCGTTGAATAGCCCGGTGTCCGAGCGTGCGGTGACCGGAGGTGGCGGATGA
- a CDS encoding cation:dicarboxylase symporter family transporter: MTSAADTAPAAPRAKRDRTHYLYIAVIVAVAAGIAVGMAAPDFAVELKPIGTGFVNLIKMMISPIIFCTIVLGIGSVRKAAKVGAVGGIALAYFTIMSLVALGIGLVVGNLLDPGTGLAVTDAVKEAGHAQVDAEAKGTTEFLLGIIPTTIVSAFTSESVLQTLLIALLAGFALQAMGPTGQPILRGIEHIQRLVFRILAMVMWAAPIGAFGAMAAVVGSAGVGALKDLALLMLGFYTTCFLFVFIVLAALLRVVAGLNILSLFKYLGREFLLILSTSSSESALPRLIAKMEHLGVSKPVVGITVPTGYSFNLDGTMIYMTMASLFIADAMGTPMSIGEQIPLLLFLFVASKGAAGVTGAGLATLAGGLQSHKPALVDGIGLIVGIDRFMSEARALTNFAGNAVATVLIGTWTKEIDRERVDQVLAGHAPFDEQTLLDDGDGTPAEAPEQGGDKELAKA, encoded by the coding sequence GTGACCAGCGCAGCCGATACGGCACCTGCCGCACCCCGAGCCAAACGGGACCGCACCCACTACCTCTACATCGCGGTGATCGTCGCGGTCGCCGCAGGCATCGCCGTCGGTATGGCCGCGCCCGACTTCGCCGTCGAGCTGAAGCCGATCGGCACCGGGTTCGTGAACCTGATCAAGATGATGATCTCGCCGATCATCTTCTGCACGATCGTGCTGGGCATCGGCTCGGTACGGAAGGCCGCGAAGGTCGGCGCGGTCGGCGGTATCGCGCTGGCCTACTTCACGATCATGTCGCTGGTCGCCCTGGGCATCGGCCTGGTCGTCGGCAACCTGCTCGACCCGGGCACCGGCCTCGCGGTGACCGACGCGGTCAAGGAGGCCGGTCACGCCCAGGTCGACGCGGAGGCCAAGGGCACCACCGAGTTCCTGCTCGGCATCATCCCGACCACGATCGTCTCCGCCTTCACCTCGGAATCGGTGCTCCAGACCCTGCTCATCGCCCTGCTCGCCGGCTTCGCGCTGCAGGCCATGGGCCCGACAGGACAGCCGATCCTGCGCGGTATCGAGCACATCCAGCGGCTTGTCTTCCGCATCCTGGCGATGGTGATGTGGGCGGCCCCGATCGGCGCCTTCGGTGCCATGGCGGCCGTGGTCGGATCGGCAGGCGTGGGCGCGCTGAAGGATCTCGCCCTCTTGATGCTCGGCTTCTACACCACGTGCTTCCTGTTCGTCTTCATCGTGCTCGCCGCACTGCTGCGAGTGGTGGCGGGCCTGAACATCCTCTCCCTCTTCAAGTACCTGGGCCGCGAGTTCCTGCTGATCCTGTCGACCTCGTCGTCCGAGTCCGCGCTGCCGCGGCTCATCGCGAAGATGGAGCACCTGGGTGTCAGCAAGCCGGTGGTCGGCATCACCGTCCCGACCGGCTACTCCTTCAACCTCGACGGCACCATGATCTACATGACCATGGCGTCGCTGTTCATCGCCGACGCGATGGGTACGCCGATGTCGATCGGCGAGCAGATCCCGCTGCTGCTCTTCCTCTTCGTCGCCTCGAAGGGTGCGGCGGGTGTCACCGGCGCCGGTCTCGCGACCCTCGCGGGCGGGCTCCAGTCCCACAAGCCCGCGCTGGTCGACGGCATCGGACTCATCGTCGGCATCGACCGCTTCATGAGCGAGGCCCGCGCCCTGACGAACTTCGCGGGCAACGCGGTCGCCACGGTGCTGATCGGTACGTGGACGAAGGAGATCGACCGGGAGCGGGTGGACCAGGTCCTCGCCGGCCACGCCCCGTTCGACGAGCAGACCCTGCTGGACGACGGCGACGGGACGCCTGCGGAGGCGCCTGAGCAGGGTGGCGACAAGGAGCTGGCGAAGGCATAG
- a CDS encoding aldo/keto reductase gives MRYRTLGGLHVSAIGLGAMPLSIEGRPDETRALATVHAALDAGVTLVDTADSYHLPGDAPGHNEQLVARALATYGGDTADVLVTTKGGRGRPGDGSWTVTGSARHLKAAAEASLKRLGVAAIGLYQLHKPDPTVPFEESVGALRELLDEGKIRLAGVSNADAGQIRRAHAILGDRLVSVQNQYSPAVCDSEAELRLCAELGLAFLPWSPLGGISRSSLDGPSRLEGTDRFGAFHAVAKERGVSPQQVCLAWLLAASPTVIPIPGASRPETIRDSAAAADLVLSAEELARLDGVG, from the coding sequence ATGCGGTACCGCACACTTGGCGGCCTGCACGTGAGCGCGATCGGGCTCGGGGCCATGCCGCTGTCCATCGAGGGCCGGCCGGACGAGACGCGCGCCCTGGCCACGGTGCACGCCGCGCTCGACGCGGGCGTGACGCTGGTGGACACGGCGGACTCCTATCACCTGCCCGGCGACGCACCCGGCCACAACGAGCAGCTGGTCGCCCGGGCCCTCGCGACCTACGGCGGTGACACCGCGGACGTGCTGGTGACCACGAAGGGCGGGCGTGGTCGCCCCGGCGACGGCAGCTGGACGGTGACGGGCTCCGCGCGGCATCTCAAGGCCGCCGCCGAGGCCTCGCTGAAGCGGCTCGGGGTGGCGGCGATCGGCCTCTATCAGCTGCACAAGCCGGACCCCACCGTCCCGTTCGAGGAGTCCGTCGGCGCGCTGCGCGAACTGCTCGACGAGGGCAAGATCCGGCTGGCGGGAGTATCCAACGCGGACGCGGGTCAGATCCGCCGGGCCCACGCGATCCTCGGGGACCGGCTGGTCTCGGTGCAGAACCAGTACTCGCCTGCCGTGTGCGACAGCGAGGCGGAGCTACGGCTCTGTGCCGAGCTGGGGCTGGCGTTCCTGCCGTGGAGCCCGCTCGGCGGTATCTCCCGCAGTTCGCTGGACGGGCCGTCCCGGCTGGAGGGGACCGACCGCTTCGGCGCGTTCCACGCCGTGGCGAAGGAGCGCGGGGTCAGTCCCCAACAGGTGTGCCTGGCCTGGCTGTTGGCCGCATCCCCGACGGTGATCCCGATCCCGGGCGCGAGCCGGCCGGAGACGATCAGGGACTCGGCGGCAGCGGCGGACCTGGTGCTGAGCGCGGAGGAGCTGGCCCGGCTGGACGGGGTCGGCTAG
- a CDS encoding NAD-dependent epimerase/dehydratase family protein: MENAREVLVIGGSRYFGKRLVARLLAAGDRVTVLSRGSSAPPPGALHLVADRNDEKSLTDALGSRTFDVVVDQVCYTPRQAALARRVFAGRTGRYVMTSTAEVYEYEDSIALVREGAVDAREIPVDLGLPWNDPEFLDRHYGEGKRQAEAVFAAAPEFPYTAVRVAHVLGGDDFTGRLEHYASRIRGGEPIAVPAANQPATYIHVEEIADFLAWAAGEDFTGPVNAASHGVLTTEELCKAVSAQLPEGKVVLQWVEVGEVSPLSFFRSYGMDNSRATRLGFTFGDVRQWLPKAVAETLGKGD; encoded by the coding sequence ATGGAAAACGCCCGAGAGGTACTGGTCATCGGCGGGAGCCGCTATTTCGGCAAGCGGCTCGTCGCGCGGTTGCTGGCCGCCGGGGACCGGGTGACGGTCCTCAGCCGCGGCTCGTCGGCGCCTCCGCCCGGCGCGCTGCACCTCGTCGCCGACCGGAACGACGAGAAGTCCCTGACGGACGCGCTCGGTTCGCGCACCTTCGACGTGGTCGTCGACCAGGTCTGCTACACCCCACGGCAGGCGGCGCTCGCCCGCCGGGTCTTCGCCGGCCGCACCGGGCGCTATGTGATGACGTCCACGGCCGAGGTGTACGAGTACGAGGACTCGATCGCGCTCGTACGGGAAGGCGCCGTCGACGCTCGCGAGATACCCGTCGATCTCGGACTCCCCTGGAACGACCCGGAGTTCCTCGACCGCCACTACGGCGAGGGCAAGCGGCAGGCCGAGGCCGTGTTCGCCGCCGCCCCGGAGTTCCCGTACACGGCCGTCCGGGTGGCCCATGTGCTGGGCGGTGACGACTTCACGGGAAGACTGGAGCACTACGCCTCCCGCATCCGGGGCGGTGAGCCGATCGCCGTGCCCGCCGCGAACCAGCCCGCCACCTACATCCACGTCGAGGAGATCGCCGACTTCCTGGCGTGGGCGGCCGGTGAGGACTTCACCGGTCCGGTGAACGCCGCCTCCCACGGCGTACTGACCACCGAGGAGCTGTGCAAGGCGGTGAGCGCGCAGCTGCCCGAGGGCAAGGTCGTCCTCCAGTGGGTGGAGGTCGGCGAGGTCTCGCCGCTCTCCTTCTTCCGCTCCTACGGCATGGACAACTCCCGGGCGACCCGGCTCGGTTTCACCTTCGGCGATGTACGGCAGTGGCTGCCGAAGGCGGTCGCCGAAACGCTGGGAAAGGGTGACTGA
- a CDS encoding Lrp/AsnC family transcriptional regulator, whose amino-acid sequence MGVPAAAPKEPRHLRTTADETSVAFDALDRQILELLQTDGRIKLSELGRRVRLSPAAVTERVRRLEAAGVISGYGAHVAPARLGYGIQAFIRVNPHGGYNLKHPRTLELMERPEITEVHHVIGEDCWILKVAVRDTVHLEEVLEAVSALGRTTTSIVLTSPVQRKPLLP is encoded by the coding sequence ATGGGAGTTCCGGCCGCAGCGCCGAAAGAACCTCGGCATCTGCGCACGACAGCCGACGAAACATCGGTGGCCTTCGACGCGCTGGACCGGCAGATCCTGGAACTCCTCCAGACCGACGGCCGGATCAAGCTCAGCGAACTGGGCCGCCGGGTTCGGCTCAGCCCGGCGGCGGTCACCGAGCGGGTACGACGGCTGGAAGCGGCGGGTGTGATCAGCGGCTACGGCGCCCATGTCGCCCCGGCCCGCCTCGGCTACGGCATCCAGGCGTTCATCCGCGTGAACCCGCACGGCGGCTACAACCTCAAGCACCCCAGGACCCTGGAGCTGATGGAGCGTCCCGAGATCACCGAGGTGCACCATGTGATCGGTGAGGACTGCTGGATCCTCAAGGTCGCCGTCCGGGACACGGTTCACCTGGAGGAGGTCCTCGAAGCGGTCTCCGCCCTGGGCCGCACGACGACGTCGATCGTCCTGACCTCCCCGGTGCAGCGGAAACCGCTGTTGCCTTGA
- a CDS encoding MerR family transcriptional regulator, whose translation MRIGELAARAGTTTRTLRYYESRGLLTARRGSNGYRTYDEDDLKLLRQIRTLQDFGFDLEETRPFVECLRAGHSEGDQCPASLAVYRRKLDELDALIGELRAVRAKIGVRLALAEGESPLCEMGGQGL comes from the coding sequence ATGCGAATCGGCGAGCTGGCCGCACGGGCCGGGACCACGACGCGGACGCTGCGGTACTACGAGTCGCGGGGTCTGCTGACCGCGCGGCGCGGGAGCAACGGATACCGGACGTACGACGAGGACGACCTGAAGCTGCTCCGGCAGATCCGGACGCTGCAGGACTTCGGGTTCGACCTGGAGGAGACACGGCCCTTCGTGGAGTGCCTGCGTGCCGGGCACTCCGAGGGCGACCAGTGCCCTGCCTCCCTCGCGGTCTACCGGCGCAAGCTGGACGAGCTGGACGCGTTGATCGGCGAGTTGCGGGCGGTGCGGGCGAAGATCGGCGTACGGCTGGCCCTGGCCGAGGGTGAATCACCGTTGTGCGAAATGGGAGGGCAGGGCCTGTGA
- a CDS encoding co-chaperone YbbN has protein sequence MIKVEGVAEVTNADFGAEVIESDLPVLVQFTADWCGPCRQLAPVLKDIAFEEGDRLRIVQLDVDRNPQTTIAYGVLSTPTLMVFRGGEPVRSMVGARPKRRLLEELADVL, from the coding sequence GTGATCAAGGTGGAAGGCGTGGCCGAGGTGACCAACGCGGACTTCGGGGCGGAGGTGATCGAATCCGATCTGCCGGTGCTCGTGCAGTTCACCGCCGACTGGTGCGGGCCGTGCCGGCAGCTCGCGCCGGTGCTGAAGGACATCGCCTTCGAGGAGGGCGACCGGCTGCGGATCGTCCAGCTCGACGTGGACCGCAATCCGCAGACCACGATCGCGTACGGCGTGCTGTCGACGCCCACGCTCATGGTGTTCCGCGGCGGTGAGCCCGTGCGGTCGATGGTGGGCGCGCGGCCCAAGCGGCGGCTGCTGGAGGAACTCGCCGACGTGCTGTAG